DNA sequence from the Acidimicrobiia bacterium genome:
GGGGATGAGCGTTCCGAGACCTCGGCCGAGGCCCGCCTTCTTGCCGTTGCCGGGGAGGGGGGGTGCGTCGGCAGGATCAGGTGTCTCCAGCCCGGCGTCGACGAGGAGGCGGCGAACCTCGACCGACACGTCGTCTGCGCCGCTCGTGCCGTCGAGCCAGACTCTGATGCGGGGTGCCCGTCCGTCGCGGGCGGTCACGAGCGCCCCTGCCACGCCCGGAACGGCCTGCAGTGCGTCCCGAAGCGCGGCGGCGCCTACGGCGGTGGACTCGAAGTCGCTCACAGGATGTTGAAGCTACCCCAGGCATCGAGGATCCGCACGTCGGGAAAACCGTCCTTCCGTGTGCTCGTCACGACTCGATCAGGCGGGAGCGCACCATGATGCAGGCGTTCGCCAGATAGTCGAAACCCTCTGTCTGCAGATATGTGAGCACGGCAGGATTCTCCGCCCCCGGCTGGACCCACGCCTTCGTGTAACCGAGTGATCGAGCTTGTCGGAGGACGTCGAGCGTGACGGGCGGCGGGACCACGTAGTCGACGATCGTCGGGGCGGTCGGCAGATCTGCCAGGGTCGGGTAGGCGATGTCGCCGTCGACGGTGGCCCGATTCGGGTTGACCGCCAGCACCCGGAAGCCCTTTCGCTTCAGATCGCGGTAGATGGTGTGCCCGTACTTCGACGGATCGTCCGTTGCGCCGACCACCGCCACCACGGCGTCAGGCTCATGCAGCAGCTTTGCGATGTCTTCCATGGCGGCCTCAACGTCGCGAGACGACAGAATCATCGGAGCCTAGGAGATCTAGGAGGGGTCGATCGGGGATGCTTCCTCATGCGACCGCTGCCGCCGCCCGATCATCTGTCCTGACGATGCCCATCCGTAGGATCGCAAAGACATGACCGAGCCGATCGACCCCGACCTCGTGCAAGAAGGCACAGCCGTGAGCCGCTTCGCATGGCAGTCTCTCGGCCTCGTCGTCGGCCGAGCCGCGGCCCTCGCCACCCTGTTCGTGATCGTGCGCCACCTCGGCACCGAGCGGTACGGCGTGTTCGTCGTGCTGCTCGCGATGCTGGAGGCGGCGATCCTCCCATGGAAGCCGACGGCACAGCAGGGCGCCTCGACCGCCCTGGCGCGCGGCGGGAGCCGCCGCAGCTGGATGGCGACGATGACCACCTGGTGGTTCGTCGGCTCGGCGATCCTCGTCCCCATCGCCTGGTGGTTCGAGAGCTGGCAGGCCGCCGTCGCGCTCCTGTTCGCCTCGGCGGCCAATGCCCTCATGACGGAGCCGACCCCCCGTCACATCCTGGCCGGCAGGCAACGCATCATCGCCTTGGCGGTCCTCGTCAGCCAGGTCGTCCGGCTCATCATCATGGTCGGCATGGTCACCGCAGGTGTGCTCACCCCGACGTGGGCGATCACCATCCATGGCCTCGGGTACATCGCGGGCGCCTTCGTGCTGCGCCTCGACTACCGGGGAGGCGGAGAGCCCGTCGGGCTGCTCGCCAAAGAGGTCGGCGTCGAGGCTCTCAGATGGATCGAGGCTCACGGGCCGATCGTCGTCGTCGCGGCGCTCCTCGGCCTCGACACGGCGGGAGGCTTCGACCTGCTCCTCAAGTCGGCGTCCGCCGCGGCGCTCGTGATCTCCGGCATCGGGATGATCATGCTGCCCGAGATGGTCCGGGCACGAGAGCCGATCGCACAGATCATCACCCGCGGCATCCGGTTGCCGACGGTGATCTCGATGGCGATCGGCGGCTTGTTCGCGGCGGCGGCCTTGCCGGTGCTCGAGCTGCTGTCCGGTGCCGATCTCGATCTCGGACCGGCACCTGCTCTGCTGGCGGTCATCATCGTTCTGGCGCCGTGGATGGGCGTGTCGGGCGCCGCCCTCGTGCCGCTCGGGGCGACGGGATGGCTGCTCCCCAGCCAAGCCGCCCTCGCCTCTGCGACGCTCATCGCCGCCTTCACGGCGTCGAGCGGCGTCTTCTGGGCGGCTGCGGCGATCGCACTCGCCAATGTCGCCGGAGCCTCCATCCGCTGGCTCGGGCTGCGGTCGCGCCACGCCGCTCCATCGCTCTCCGACCTCGTGAGAAGCCCGTCCGTCGAGAGGGCAGGTGGGTGACGAGATGGGCAGGCGGGCTCAGATCGCCGTGAAACATGGCCTCGACCGGGTCGCCGCCGCTGTCCTGCTCGTCGTGCTCTCGCCGCTTCTCGGGATCGTCGCCGCCGCGGTCAAGCTCGGAGACGGCGGGCCGGTGCTCTTCCGCCACTCCCGGCCGGGCCGAGGCGCAGCTCCCTTCGAAGTCTGGAAGTTCAGGACGATGGTGGTCGACGCCGACCGCCTCCTCGACGATTCAGGCCGGGCGACCGAGAACCGGGTGACCCCGGTCGGACGCATCCTCAGGGCGACGAGCCTCGACGAGTTGCCCCAACTGGTGAACATCGTGCGCGGCGAGATGTCGTTCGTCGGCCCCCGACCGGCAATCCAGGAGCACCTCACCCGGTACACAGACGAGCAGATGCGGCGCTTCAGGATGCGGCCCGGCATCACGGGGCTCGCCCAGATCTCGGGTCGCAACACGCTGCCGTGGTCGGAGCGGATCCGGCTCGACAACCAGTACATCGACAACTACTCGCTCGCCATGGACGCCAGGATCCTCCTGGCGACCTTGCGGGTCGTGACCACACGCGAAGGGATCGCTCCCGATCGCAACCCCGGCGAGGTGGACGATCTCGGCCCACCCCGCCCGGCATCAGATCAGCCGTAGAACATGCGAAGCGCCGCCTCGAGGTCGGCGAGGTGGCGGTGGTCGCGCAGCGCAGGGACGGCAGGCTCGAACCGTTTCGGCGGAGAACCGACGGCGGTGACCTCCGCCCCATTCGCTGTGAGGAGGTCGGCGACCGAAGCGACGACGGCACCGGGCTCGGCACACATCGTCTCGTAGTCGACGCGGAGGAGATTGCCGGCGCCGATCTCGGAAGCACCCTTCTCGATGGCCTGGTCGACGTGGAACACCTGGGCGGCCACCTGGACCCACCACGGCTCGGAAGCAAGGTCGGCGGCTGCCGCCGGCTTCATCGATACCCAAGCGTCGAGCGAGCCACCGTAGACCTGGCGCATCATCGCGATCGAGATAGCAGTGTCGCGCGGGTCCCGCCTGGTCCACAGGTAGCAACTCAGCGGCAAGGTCGCCGACATCTCGCGCATGTGCCACGCCACGAGAAACGCCTTGAAGACGATCGGCTCGCCTGCGGCCTCGAGCATGTTCGTGAGGACGAGCCTGACGCGAGCCCAGTCGACGACCCTGGCCGGATCCTCCTCCATCGCCTCGTAGCCGAGCAGCTCTCGCCAGAAGGCGCCGAACTCGTGAGGCTCGGCGATGCCGTCCGTCGCCCCAAAACGTGACTCGTAGGTGGATTCGACGCGCCTCCCGAGCAGCCGGCGTGAAAGCTCGAGGCCGATCGTCGGCGCCCGCCAGAAGACGGCCGCCAGCCGGTCGATCCGGGTGACGGTGAGATGAGAGGTGACGAGCTGGGTCGCCAACGTCGTGCCGGTCCTCGGCACCCCGATCACATGGAGCGGGGGGATCCTGTCGGGCAGATCCGGGGTATACGACTCCTCGACGGCGGGGCCGAGGATGTCATTGAGGCGGCGGACCATCGACTCGAAGCCAGGCTGCCAAGCCTCGTGGGGGTTGGTCATCGCAGGCCTGCCGCAGCGCTGCGGTAGAGCGGGAAGAACCCGGACGTCGACGCGTCGGCAGGGTAGATGCCACTTCTCCGCAGCAGCTCTTCGTATCGGGCTTCGTCCGCGACGATGCGAAGCGTCCGGAAGGCTGCCCTGCGAGGCGAGAAGCTCGCCTTGAACTCGAACAATGAGTCGTGCTCGCCTCCGAGGCCACCTCCGAGGTGCAGCACCTTGCGACCCTCATCGGCGAAGAGCCGGCGAGCGAAGTCGATCGCCACCCGCGTCGGCGAGGCAGGCCCTCCAGACCGGATCGCTGCAGAGAGGTGGTACTGGACGATGTCGCCGTGCACGAAGAAGAGCGCCCCTGCGGTGATCTCGCCGTCCGATTCGACCACGACGAGTCGTGCCAGGTCACCGAGGGCGTCGCGCAATCCGCTGAGATGCTCGAGCGTGAAGAAGTACTCGGATGCCGCCTCGAGGCGGTCCATGGTGGCGACGTAGATGGCGTGGAATCGCTCCAGGGCAGCGTGCTCCTCGGCGACGCGAGCAACGTGGCCGGCGCGGCTCGTCCGCCGCAGCAGGTTGCGGGTCGTCGACGACATCAGCTCGACCTGCTCGCCCTCCGGCAGCGTCAGGTCGAGCCACACCGTCTCACCGTGCTCGACTTCGACGACCGCCGCCCCGAGCGCACGTTCCGGAGTCAAGAGCGGATGGCCGCGGATGAAGGCGGTGCACACGTTCCGCTCCCGGAGCAACTCGACGAGGCGGCCGGCGAGCAGCGCTCGCCTTCCCGGATCCGCACCCGATGTCGTCACCGGGCCGGGATACCCGTACGGCGAGACGGCGTCGACGACACCGTCGGAATCGGGGATCTCCCTGATCACGAGGGGAAGCAGCAGCATGGCATCGTCTGCTTCGACGAGCGCCGCCGACGGGACACCGCCCAGGCGAACCGCCTCGAGCGTCACGTAGCCGGGGAGGTGGTAGACGTCGTGGTCGACGATGTCGAGCGCCTCCTGCCAGCGCCGATCGGCCGGCGTGAGCAGCTCGGCACTCATCGCCGCGGTCACCTTCGGCCCATCATCCGGTGGCGTGGGCCATCACCTTGGCGACGGCCGCGGCAGCGTCGCCCATGTCGCCCTCGGTGAGGGTCGGGTGGACGAGGAACATCAGGCTCGTCTCTCCGAGCTGGCGAGCGACCGGCAATCGTCGCGGTGGGCGCAGCTCCTCGGCGAACGCCGCTTCGAGGTACACCTCGGAGCACGAGCCGACGAAGCACGGCACACCCTCTGCATTGATGGCGGCCATGATCCGGTCGCGGTCCCAACCGGATGCGAGGCGGTCGCGCCTCACGTGGGTGTAGTACTTGTAGTAGGACGGTTCCACGCCTTCGGCCGGCGCCGCCATGCGCAGCGCAG
Encoded proteins:
- a CDS encoding CoA-binding protein; protein product: MEDIAKLLHEPDAVVAVVGATDDPSKYGHTIYRDLKRKGFRVLAVNPNRATVDGDIAYPTLADLPTAPTIVDYVVPPPVTLDVLRQARSLGYTKAWVQPGAENPAVLTYLQTEGFDYLANACIMVRSRLIES
- a CDS encoding sugar transferase; this encodes MGDEMGRRAQIAVKHGLDRVAAAVLLVVLSPLLGIVAAAVKLGDGGPVLFRHSRPGRGAAPFEVWKFRTMVVDADRLLDDSGRATENRVTPVGRILRATSLDELPQLVNIVRGEMSFVGPRPAIQEHLTRYTDEQMRRFRMRPGITGLAQISGRNTLPWSERIRLDNQYIDNYSLAMDARILLATLRVVTTREGIAPDRNPGEVDDLGPPRPASDQP
- a CDS encoding sulfotransferase, which translates into the protein MTNPHEAWQPGFESMVRRLNDILGPAVEESYTPDLPDRIPPLHVIGVPRTGTTLATQLVTSHLTVTRIDRLAAVFWRAPTIGLELSRRLLGRRVESTYESRFGATDGIAEPHEFGAFWRELLGYEAMEEDPARVVDWARVRLVLTNMLEAAGEPIVFKAFLVAWHMREMSATLPLSCYLWTRRDPRDTAISIAMMRQVYGGSLDAWVSMKPAAAADLASEPWWVQVAAQVFHVDQAIEKGASEIGAGNLLRVDYETMCAEPGAVVASVADLLTANGAEVTAVGSPPKRFEPAVPALRDHRHLADLEAALRMFYG
- a CDS encoding GNAT family N-acetyltransferase; amino-acid sequence: MSAELLTPADRRWQEALDIVDHDVYHLPGYVTLEAVRLGGVPSAALVEADDAMLLLPLVIREIPDSDGVVDAVSPYGYPGPVTTSGADPGRRALLAGRLVELLRERNVCTAFIRGHPLLTPERALGAAVVEVEHGETVWLDLTLPEGEQVELMSSTTRNLLRRTSRAGHVARVAEEHAALERFHAIYVATMDRLEAASEYFFTLEHLSGLRDALGDLARLVVVESDGEITAGALFFVHGDIVQYHLSAAIRSGGPASPTRVAIDFARRLFADEGRKVLHLGGGLGGEHDSLFEFKASFSPRRAAFRTLRIVADEARYEELLRRSGIYPADASTSGFFPLYRSAAAGLR